In Pseudosulfitobacter pseudonitzschiae, the sequence CAGATATTCGGGATAATCGCCAATGGTCATCGCCGTGACGATTTCTTGCGCATTCAGATAGATCGTCAGGGGCCGTTCTTCGACCACCGACAGATCGATTTGCGCCCCTGTTTGATCCCGCCCTGTCACGCTGCGCGTCAGACCCGCGCGCGCAGGCATCGGCGCAATCAGATAACCGCCTGAATTGTCTTGCGTCGCCAATTGCATCCCCTGTGTTTGCCCGTTAACCGTTAGAGCAACACTAAGGTTTCACAATGTCCACCACCATAACCAAAACCGCGTTCTGGCGCGGCATTCGCGACAGTGCCCCGTTTACGCTGGTTGCCGGACCCTTTGCGCTGCTGTTCGGCGTGCTGGCCACCGAGGCCGGTCTGAACCTTTTCGAGGTGATGACCTTTTCGCTGGCCGTGATCGCAGGGGCGGCACAGTTTACAGCGCTGCAACTGATGCAGGAAAATGCACCTACCGTGGTGGTGATCATCTCGGCGCTGGCGGTGAACCTGCGGGTGGCGATGTATTCCGCGGCCCTCACTCCCTATCTGGGGCGCGCGCCGATGTGGCAGCGGGTCTTTGCGGCCTATCTGCTGGTCGATCAAAGCTATGCGCTGAGCCATCAGAAATTCGAGACGGAACCGGCAATGACCGTGCCGGAGCGGATGGCCTATTACATGGGTACCTGCATGTTGGTCATGTCGGTCTGGTACGGTGCCAGTCTGGCCGGTGCGATCATTGGCAATGCGCTGCCGCCACAAATCCCGATCGATTTCGCACTGCCCATCGCCTTTCTTGCGATGGTGGCCCCCGCCATGCGCACCCTGCCCCATGTAATCGCCGCCTTTACGGCTGTTGTGGTCAGCCTGTTTGCCGCCGCCGTGCCATGGTCGCTGGGTCTGGTTATCGCGGGGGCTGCGGGCATGATCGCAGGCGCGCAGGCCGAGCTTTGGATGGAGCGGCGCGCATGAGCACCCTGACCCTGTGGACTGTGATCATATCGCTGGGCGTCGGCAGCTTTCTGTTACGGTTCTCGTTTCTGGGGATGGTCGGTGACCGCCCCCTGCCGCCGTGGTTGCTGCGGCATCTACGCTATACTGCTGTGGCGATCCTGCCCGCGATGGTCACACCGCTGGTGGCATTCTCGAACGACGCTGGCACCGGACCCGAACCGGGCCGGTTGCTGGCCGCATTGGTAGCGGTAGCGGTTGGGATGAAGACAAAAAACGTTCTGGCCTCGATCGGCGCAGGGGCCGCAGTACTGACGTTGTATATTCTAATTATGGGATAGGCTGCGGGCGGCGCTGACGCCGCACCGCTAAAGTTCTCAGAGTTGGATCTTGGCCACACCGTCGGTGATGTCGCCTTCGTCGTTCTCGTAGTATTTGTCAGTGATCACACCGGGGAAGGTGCCGAACTGCTCCATGACCTTGGCCGGGAACCACGTGGACTGCACGCTTTGGAATCCGGGCACCTGACGCAGTACCGACGTGGTTGCCTGTGCGCATTGCGCATCGCCCACGTTGCCGTAACCACGCACCAGACGCAGCGCCGTTTCGGCCTGTTCGGGTGTCACGGGCACGGTCTGGCTGACCACATGAAAGGTACTGCGGGCGTGCGCGCCTTTGTAGCTTTGCAAAACCGCAGGCGTCACACCGTAAAGCACATCGCCTTTTTCCGGCACACGAGGGTGTTTGTAGGATCCGGCAGGATCAAAGATCACCTGCTGCGATCCATTGACCACCAGCGCCGAATGCGCGCCACTGCCCGACCGGTTGTTGACCACTGTGATCAGCGTCAGAGAGGGAGCCGTCGGGTCGCGGTAGGCGCTTGCGGCAATTACTTCGGGTGGCGAATCGTTTGCCGGCTTTACAGCGCAGCCCGCCAAAGCCGCCGTAAGCGACAGCGCAATCAGGATCGAACGCATGGGGTCAGTCTCCGGTGGTCTTGGTCACAAGATCAAAGGCTTAGGAAATGAAGATCGCCATAAAGATCAAAGACGCGAGAATCACGATAACGCTCCACTTGGTCCACGCGATAAAGCCGTTAAAGGTGGCTTCTTGCACTTTCGTATCCATTTCACCGTGTTTATGGTCCGCCATCGGTCAGGCTCCTGTTTGTCTGGGTTGATCCACTTTGGCCGCTGGTTACTGCATTTGTTCGGCCCTGTCACGGTGTCAATGCCGCGCACGGGTGGCATTCGGTTCAGCCGGGTCCGGCATCTGTGTCCAGCGCCTCGGTCAAACGGAAACCGATGCGGTTGGGATTATCGCGTTCGACCGCTTTGGGCAGGGCGCGCAACATGACATTCAACTGGGTCACATGCTGGATCAACTGGGTGCGCGCGCCGGTGGGGTCCGATCCGTAAAAAGTGATCACGTCAGGATCAAAATACCCCATCCCCTCGATCCGCAGAACACCCGCGTCGCCACCGGCAAAACCCATCGCAACCTCATGCTCGTTGTCCAACTGTTCCTCAAAATTCTTGATATACAAAGCCAGCCGTTCATAGGCCCATTGCGCCGGACTTTTCTTGCTGGCGGGGGTCTGGGTCATCCCCTTGGGCACGGGCCGATCCGTGGCGCTGGCAACGTCAGGGTCGGAATGTACCTCGTAGAGGCGTGGCATCACATCTGCCTCGATGGCCTCTGCTGTCGTTCTAATCGTGTCATCCATTGTCGGCCCTCACACCTTTTGAAACACTAGGGCCCCATCTTCGCGCAGCGTGCGCGTTGCCAGACCCGTCTGGTGAAGGTGCGACAAATGCGCAAAAGCTTCAACCATAGCGAGGCCGTATTCGCCCTCGCCGATCTTACGTTTGAATAGCGGTGCGTAGCATTCGGCGGCGGATTTCGGGGTGTCGATATAAGCGAGCAAGCGTTTCAACGCACCGTGGTGGTTGTCGATCAGCTGCCGCATGCGTGTCGGCAATCCGGTAAACGGTAACTTATGCCCGCCTAAAACCAGTTGGTCGGGCCGCGCCATCGGCTCCAGCCGTTCGCAGGCCTCCAACCATTCGCCAATCGGGTCGGCCATCGGTTCGGTCGCGTGAACGCCCACGTTGGGACTGATCGACGACAGGATCTGGTCACCCGACAGCACAAGGTTGTCATCGCGGCTCCAGAAGGTTGCGTGTTCAGGGGCGTGGCCGTTGCCCATGTGAATGTCCCATGTCCGCCCACCGATGCGGATTGTCTGATCCTGCTGGATGCGGGTGTAACCCAATGGCAACGGGGCAACGATGTCGGCAAAGTTGAAGGGCCGCTCGGAGGCACGTTTGTCGTACAGGTCGGGGTCCATGCCCGCGCTGCGGTAAAACGCCAGTGTTTCGGGCAGCGGCGTGGCCTGCTCGTCCAGAACCAGCATCCGCGCCATCAACCAAGAGGTTCGCGTCGTCACCAGTTCGGCCCCGAATTCCGACTGGAACCAGCCCGCCAGCCCGATGTGGTCTGGGTGGTGGTGTGTCACGATCACCCGCCCCACAGGTTTGCCACCCAAGGGGCCTGCCATCATCTCCTGCCACAACTTGCGAGTCTTTTCGGTGTTGAAACCGGTGTCGATAACTGTCCAGCTATCGCCGTCATCCAGTGCATATATATTGACGTGATCCAGCTTCATCGGCAGCGGCAGACGGAACCACAACACGCCCTCGGCCACTTCGATGGCAGTGCCGTGTTCAGGCGGTTCGGGCCAAGGGTATCTCAGGCCTTGGGGGGCACCATCTGCCATCAGGCGGCCAACTCGTCAGCGCTTAATGCCATCAACGCCTTGGCACCAGCCTGCGCGTGAACCAACTGCCCTTCATGCTCGGGTAGCAATCGCTGGATATAGAACCGCGCCAGCTTTTCGCGTGGCCCGCCCACGCCATCAGCCAACGCCGCCTTAAGGTGCAGGTGCCCGCCCAGAACCCGTGCAAAGGCCCGCAAATATGGCACGGCACCGGCAAAGCGGTCCTCCATGTCCTGTTGTGACACCAGCCATTCAGTGGCCTCGCGCAGGTTTTCCGACGCCTGCCAGACAGCCTCGCCCATGCGGGGGAAACGTTCGCGCGCCGCCTCGGCCTGTTCTTCGATCTCGTCGATCAGCGCATGTGCGGCCTCGCCGCCGTCCATCATCTTGCGCGCCACAAGGTCCATTGCCTGAATGCCGTTGGTGCCCTCGTAGATCGACGTCACGCGCACATCGCGGTAAAACTGCGCAGCACCGGTTTCCTCGATAAAGCCCATGCCGCCGTGCACCTGCACGCCCTGCTGGGCCACGTCGATCCCCACATCGGTGCCAAAGGCTTTGGCGATGGGTGTCAGGAACGCGGCGCGCGCTTTCCATTCGGCCTCGCCGGTGGCGTTGTGCATGTCGATAGCCACAGCGCAAGACAGCGCAATAGCGCGGGCGGCAAATACATCCGCCTTCATCGACGCCAGCATCCGGCGCACATCGGCGTGGTCCACGATGCTGCCTGTCGGACCCTGGGTTCGGCCCTGCTTGCGGTCCATTGCATAGGCCAGCGCGTGTTGAAACGCGCCCTCGGCAATGCCCACGCCCTGCGTGCCGACACCCAGCCGCGCGTTGTTCATCATG encodes:
- a CDS encoding AzlC family ABC transporter permease, producing MSTTITKTAFWRGIRDSAPFTLVAGPFALLFGVLATEAGLNLFEVMTFSLAVIAGAAQFTALQLMQENAPTVVVIISALAVNLRVAMYSAALTPYLGRAPMWQRVFAAYLLVDQSYALSHQKFETEPAMTVPERMAYYMGTCMLVMSVWYGASLAGAIIGNALPPQIPIDFALPIAFLAMVAPAMRTLPHVIAAFTAVVVSLFAAAVPWSLGLVIAGAAGMIAGAQAELWMERRA
- a CDS encoding AzlD domain-containing protein, coding for MSTLTLWTVIISLGVGSFLLRFSFLGMVGDRPLPPWLLRHLRYTAVAILPAMVTPLVAFSNDAGTGPEPGRLLAALVAVAVGMKTKNVLASIGAGAAVLTLYILIMG
- a CDS encoding DUF6173 family protein, coding for MDDTIRTTAEAIEADVMPRLYEVHSDPDVASATDRPVPKGMTQTPASKKSPAQWAYERLALYIKNFEEQLDNEHEVAMGFAGGDAGVLRIEGMGYFDPDVITFYGSDPTGARTQLIQHVTQLNVMLRALPKAVERDNPNRIGFRLTEALDTDAGPG
- a CDS encoding MBL fold metallo-hydrolase — encoded protein: MADGAPQGLRYPWPEPPEHGTAIEVAEGVLWFRLPLPMKLDHVNIYALDDGDSWTVIDTGFNTEKTRKLWQEMMAGPLGGKPVGRVIVTHHHPDHIGLAGWFQSEFGAELVTTRTSWLMARMLVLDEQATPLPETLAFYRSAGMDPDLYDKRASERPFNFADIVAPLPLGYTRIQQDQTIRIGGRTWDIHMGNGHAPEHATFWSRDDNLVLSGDQILSSISPNVGVHATEPMADPIGEWLEACERLEPMARPDQLVLGGHKLPFTGLPTRMRQLIDNHHGALKRLLAYIDTPKSAAECYAPLFKRKIGEGEYGLAMVEAFAHLSHLHQTGLATRTLREDGALVFQKV
- a CDS encoding aa3-type cytochrome c oxidase subunit IV codes for the protein MADHKHGEMDTKVQEATFNGFIAWTKWSVIVILASLIFMAIFIS